The Streptococcus oralis Uo5 genome includes a window with the following:
- a CDS encoding UDP-N-acetylglucosamine 1-carboxyvinyltransferase, whose protein sequence is MRKIVINGGRPLQGEITISGAKNSVVALIPAIILSDDIVTLDCVPDISDVASLVEIMEIMGATVKRYEDVLEIDPRGVQNIPMPYGKINSLRASYYFYGSLLGRFGEATVGLPGGCDLGPRPIDLHLKAFEAMGAKVSYEGDNMNLSAQGKGLHGASIYMDTVSVGATINTMIAAVKAKGRTVIENAAREPEIIDVATLLNNMGAHIRGAGTDIIIIDGVEKLHGTRHQVIPDRIEAGTYISLAAAVGKGIRINNVLYEHLEGFIAKLEEMGVRMTVSEDSIFVEEQSDLKAINIKTAPYPGFATDLQQPITPLLLTAQGRGTIIDTIYEKRVNHVFELAKMDADITTTNDHIIYNGGRNLHGASVKATDLRAGAALVIAGLMAQGQTEITNIEFILRGYSDIIEKLRSLGADITLVED, encoded by the coding sequence ATGAGAAAAATTGTCATCAATGGTGGACGTCCATTGCAAGGTGAGATCACCATTAGTGGTGCTAAAAATAGTGTTGTAGCGCTTATTCCAGCTATTATCTTATCAGATGATATTGTCACTTTAGATTGCGTTCCAGATATTTCAGACGTTGCTAGTCTTGTCGAAATCATGGAGATTATGGGGGCGACTGTTAAGCGTTATGAGGATGTCTTGGAGATTGATCCAAGAGGTGTTCAAAACATTCCTATGCCTTATGGCAAGATTAATAGCTTGCGTGCTTCTTATTATTTCTACGGAAGTCTTTTAGGTCGCTTTGGTGAAGCTACAGTTGGACTTCCTGGTGGATGTGATCTGGGACCTCGTCCGATTGATCTTCACTTAAAAGCCTTTGAAGCCATGGGTGCTAAGGTCAGCTATGAGGGAGATAATATGAATTTATCTGCCCAAGGTAAGGGGCTTCATGGCGCAAGTATTTACATGGATACCGTTAGCGTTGGAGCAACGATTAACACCATGATTGCTGCGGTTAAAGCTAAGGGACGTACTGTCATTGAAAATGCGGCCCGTGAACCAGAAATCATCGATGTTGCTACCCTTTTGAACAACATGGGAGCACACATTCGTGGTGCAGGGACTGATATTATCATTATTGATGGTGTTGAGAAACTTCATGGGACTCGTCACCAAGTCATTCCGGACCGTATTGAAGCTGGAACTTATATTTCACTTGCTGCTGCGGTTGGTAAAGGAATTCGTATTAACAACGTTCTCTATGAACACTTAGAAGGCTTTATCGCAAAACTAGAGGAAATGGGCGTTCGTATGACGGTCTCTGAGGATAGTATCTTCGTTGAAGAGCAGTCAGACTTAAAGGCAATAAATATTAAAACCGCTCCTTATCCTGGTTTTGCAACTGATTTGCAACAGCCTATCACGCCACTTTTACTAACTGCGCAAGGTCGTGGAACCATTATTGATACGATTTATGAGAAACGTGTTAATCATGTCTTTGAGTTAGCAAAAATGGATGCGGATATTACGACTACAAACGATCACATTATTTACAACGGTGGTCGTAACTTACACGGGGCAAGTGTAAAAGCTACAGACTTGCGAGCTGGTGCTGCACTTGTCATCGCCGGCTTGATGGCTCAAGGCCAGACTGAAATTACAAATATTGAGTTTATCCTTCGTGGCTACTCAGATATTATTGAAAAATTGCGTAGTCTTGGAGCGGATATTACACTCGTTGAAGACTAA
- the pfkA gene encoding 6-phosphofructokinase, giving the protein MKRIAVLTSGGDAPGMNAAIRAVVRQAISEGMEVFGIYDGYAGMVAGEIYPLDAASVGDIISRGGTFLHSARYPEFAQLEGQLKGIEQLKKHGIEGVVVIGGDGSYHGAMRLTEHGFPAIGLPGTIDNDIVGTDFTIGFDTAVTTAMDAIDKIRDTSSSHRRTFVVEVMGRNAGDIALWAGIATGADEIIIPEEDFKMEDIVASIKSGYECGKKHNIIVLAEGVMSADEFGKKLKEAGDTSDLRVTELGHIQRGGSPTARDRVLASRMGAHAVKLLKQGIGGVAVGIRNEKMVENPILGTAEEGALFSLTADGKIVVNNPHKADLELSDLNKSLS; this is encoded by the coding sequence ATGAAACGTATTGCTGTTTTGACCAGTGGTGGAGACGCCCCTGGTATGAATGCTGCCATCCGTGCGGTAGTTCGCCAAGCAATCTCAGAAGGAATGGAAGTTTTTGGTATCTATGATGGATACGCAGGTATGGTTGCCGGTGAAATTTATCCGCTTGATGCTGCTTCAGTAGGAGACATCATTTCTCGTGGTGGTACTTTCCTTCATTCTGCTCGTTACCCTGAGTTTGCACAACTTGAAGGCCAACTTAAAGGGATTGAGCAATTGAAAAAACACGGTATCGAAGGAGTCGTAGTTATCGGTGGTGATGGTTCTTATCATGGAGCTATGCGCTTGACTGAGCATGGATTCCCTGCTATTGGACTTCCAGGTACAATCGATAACGATATCGTAGGTACTGACTTTACAATCGGATTTGATACTGCAGTTACGACTGCAATGGATGCGATTGATAAGATTCGTGACACATCATCAAGTCACCGTCGTACTTTCGTTGTTGAAGTAATGGGGCGTAACGCTGGTGATATCGCTCTTTGGGCAGGTATCGCAACTGGTGCTGACGAAATCATCATCCCTGAAGAAGACTTCAAGATGGAAGATATCGTTGCAAGCATCAAATCTGGTTATGAATGTGGTAAGAAACACAACATCATCGTTTTGGCTGAGGGAGTTATGTCTGCCGATGAGTTTGGTAAGAAACTCAAGGAAGCTGGAGACACTAGTGACCTTCGTGTAACTGAACTTGGACACATCCAACGTGGTGGATCACCAACTGCTCGTGACCGTGTATTGGCATCACGCATGGGTGCACACGCTGTTAAACTCCTTAAACAAGGAATCGGTGGTGTCGCTGTCGGTATTCGTAACGAGAAAATGGTTGAGAATCCAATTCTTGGAACAGCAGAAGAAGGAGCTTTGTTTAGCTTAACAGCTGATGGTAAGATCGTTGTTAACAACCCTCATAAAGCTGATCTTGAACTTTCTGATTTGAACAAGAGCTTGTCCTAA
- a CDS encoding GNAT family N-acetyltransferase produces MNIWTKLAMFSFFETERLYLRPFFFSDSYAFFEIASNPENLQFIFPSQASLEESQYALANYFMKNPLGVWAICLQGNQEMIGSIKFEKIDEIKKEAEIGYFLKKDSWAQGFMTEVVTKLCQLSFEEFGLKQLSIITHLENQASQKVALKSGFSLVRQFKGSDRYTRKMRDYLEFRYIKGEFNE; encoded by the coding sequence ATGAATATTTGGACCAAATTAGCAATGTTTTCTTTTTTTGAAACGGAGCGCTTGTATTTGCGTCCTTTCTTTTTTAGTGACAGTTATGCGTTTTTCGAGATTGCTTCAAACCCTGAGAATTTACAGTTTATTTTTCCAAGTCAAGCAAGTTTGGAAGAAAGTCAGTACGCACTTGCTAACTATTTTATGAAGAACCCTCTAGGGGTTTGGGCAATTTGTCTCCAAGGAAATCAGGAAATGATTGGCTCCATTAAATTTGAAAAGATTGATGAAATCAAAAAAGAAGCAGAAATTGGTTACTTCTTAAAAAAGGATTCTTGGGCACAAGGTTTTATGACAGAAGTGGTTACCAAGCTATGTCAGCTTTCATTTGAAGAATTTGGTTTAAAACAATTATCCATCATCACTCATTTGGAAAATCAAGCTAGTCAAAAAGTAGCCTTAAAATCGGGCTTTAGCCTCGTCCGACAGTTTAAGGGGAGCGATCGCTATACACGAAAAATGAGGGACTATCTTGAATTTCGATACATAAAAGGAGAATTCAATGAGTAA
- a CDS encoding methionyl aminopeptidase, with protein sequence MITLKSAREIEAMDKAGDFLASIHIGLRDLIKPGVDMWEVEEYVRRRCKEENFLPLQIGVDGAVMDYPYATCCSLNDEVAHAFPRHYILKDGDLLKVDMVLGGPIAKSDLNVSKLNFNNVEQMKKYTQSYTGGLADSCWAYAVGTPSEEVKNLMDVTKEAMYKGIEQAVVGNRIGDIGAAIQEYAESRGYGVVRDLVGHGVGPTMHEEPMVPNYGIAGRGLRLREGMVLTIEPMINTGDWEIDTDMKTGWAHKTIDGGLSCQYEHQFVITKDGPVILTSQGEEGTY encoded by the coding sequence ATGATAACTTTAAAATCAGCACGTGAAATCGAAGCCATGGACAAGGCTGGTGATTTCCTAGCAAGTATCCATATCGGCTTACGTGATTTGATTAAGCCAGGCGTGGATATGTGGGAAGTTGAAGAGTACGTTCGTCGACGTTGTAAAGAGGAGAATTTCCTTCCTTTACAGATTGGAGTAGATGGTGCAGTCATGGATTACCCCTATGCCACTTGTTGCTCTCTCAATGACGAAGTAGCTCACGCTTTTCCACGTCATTACATCTTGAAAGATGGTGATTTGCTCAAGGTTGACATGGTACTGGGTGGTCCGATTGCCAAATCCGACCTCAATGTCTCTAAACTCAATTTCAACAATGTTGAGCAAATGAAAAAATACACCCAAAGTTATACTGGTGGTTTAGCTGACTCATGTTGGGCTTATGCGGTTGGTACACCGTCTGAAGAAGTGAAAAACCTGATGGACGTGACCAAGGAAGCTATGTATAAAGGGATTGAGCAAGCAGTTGTTGGCAATCGTATCGGTGATATCGGTGCAGCCATTCAAGAATACGCTGAAAGTCGCGGTTACGGTGTCGTTCGCGATTTGGTTGGTCATGGTGTTGGTCCAACTATGCACGAGGAGCCAATGGTTCCTAACTACGGTATTGCAGGCCGTGGACTCCGCCTCCGTGAAGGAATGGTACTAACCATTGAACCCATGATCAATACTGGTGACTGGGAAATCGATACAGATATGAAGACTGGCTGGGCTCATAAGACTATAGATGGCGGCCTGTCTTGCCAATATGAACACCAGTTCGTGATTACCAAAGACGGTCCAGTTATCTTGACTAGTC
- the pyk gene encoding pyruvate kinase: MNKRVKIVATLGPAVEIRGGKKFGEDGYWGEKLDVEASAQNIAKLIEAGANTFRFNFSHGDHQEQGERMATVKLAEKLAGKKVGFLLDTKGPEIRTELFEGEAKEYSYKTGEKIRVATKQGIKSTREVIALNVAGALDIYDDVEVGRQVLVDDGKLGLRVVEKDDATREFVVEVENDGVIAKQKGVNIPNTKIPFPALAERDNDDIRFGLEQGINFIAISFVRTAKDVNEVRAICEETGNGHVQLFAKIENQQGIDNLDEIIEAADGIMIARGDMGIEVPFEMVPVYQKMIITKVNAAGKVVITATNMLETMTEKPRATRSEVSDVFNAVIDGTDATMLSGESANGKYPLESVTTMATIDKNAQTLLNEYGRLSSVNLARNSKTEVMASAVKDATNSMNIKLVVTLTKTGHTARLISKYRPNADILAITFDELTERGLMLNWGVIPVTTERPSNTDDMFDLAEKIAVEQGLVESGDDIVIVAGVPLGEAVRTNTMRIRTVR, translated from the coding sequence ATGAACAAACGTGTAAAAATCGTTGCAACTTTAGGTCCTGCGGTTGAAATCCGTGGTGGTAAAAAATTCGGTGAAGACGGATACTGGGGTGAAAAACTTGACGTTGAAGCTTCAGCTCAAAATATTGCTAAATTGATTGAAGCAGGAGCAAACACTTTCCGTTTCAACTTCTCACACGGTGACCACCAAGAACAAGGTGAGCGTATGGCAACTGTTAAACTTGCTGAAAAACTTGCAGGTAAAAAAGTTGGTTTCCTTCTTGATACTAAAGGACCTGAAATCCGTACTGAATTGTTCGAAGGTGAAGCTAAAGAGTATTCATACAAAACTGGTGAAAAAATCCGTGTTGCAACTAAACAAGGAATCAAATCAACTCGTGAAGTGATTGCTTTGAACGTTGCTGGTGCTCTTGACATCTATGATGACGTTGAAGTTGGTCGCCAAGTATTGGTTGACGATGGTAAATTGGGTCTTCGCGTTGTAGAAAAAGACGATGCAACTCGTGAATTTGTAGTTGAAGTGGAAAATGACGGTGTTATCGCTAAACAAAAAGGTGTAAACATCCCTAACACTAAAATTCCTTTCCCAGCTCTTGCTGAACGTGATAACGATGATATCCGCTTTGGTCTTGAACAAGGTATTAACTTCATCGCGATTTCATTCGTACGTACTGCAAAAGACGTTAACGAAGTTCGTGCAATCTGTGAAGAAACTGGTAACGGTCACGTTCAATTGTTCGCTAAAATCGAAAACCAACAAGGTATTGACAACTTGGATGAAATCATTGAAGCTGCTGACGGTATCATGATCGCCCGTGGTGACATGGGTATTGAAGTACCATTCGAAATGGTTCCAGTTTACCAAAAAATGATTATCACTAAAGTGAACGCAGCAGGTAAAGTTGTTATCACAGCAACAAACATGCTTGAAACAATGACTGAAAAACCACGTGCAACTCGTTCAGAAGTATCAGACGTATTCAACGCTGTTATCGACGGAACTGACGCAACAATGCTTTCAGGTGAGTCTGCAAACGGTAAATACCCACTTGAATCAGTAACAACAATGGCTACGATTGACAAGAATGCACAAACTCTTCTTAATGAATACGGTCGTTTGTCATCAGTTAACTTGGCGCGTAATTCTAAGACTGAAGTTATGGCATCAGCTGTTAAAGATGCAACTAACTCAATGAATATCAAGTTGGTAGTTACCCTTACTAAAACTGGTCACACAGCTCGCTTGATTTCTAAATACCGTCCAAATGCTGATATCTTGGCTATCACTTTCGATGAATTGACTGAACGTGGATTGATGTTGAACTGGGGTGTTATTCCAGTAACAACTGAACGTCCTTCAAATACTGACGATATGTTTGATCTTGCTGAAAAGATCGCAGTTGAACAAGGCTTGGTTGAATCTGGTGATGATATCGTTATCGTTGCAGGTGTGCCACTTGGAGAAGCTGTTCGTACAAACACAATGCGTATCCGTACAGTACGTTAA
- the spxR gene encoding CBS-HotDog domain-containing transcription factor SpxR, producing the protein MSKHQEILSYLEELPIGKRVSVRSISNHLGVSDGTAYRAIKEAENRGIVETRPRSGTIRVKSQKVAIERLTYAEIAEVTSSEVLAGQEGLEREFSKFSIGAMTEQNILSYLHDGGLLIVGDRTRIQLLALENENAVLVTGGFHVQDDVLELANKKGIPVLRSKHDTFTVATMINKALSNVQIKTDILTVEKLYRPSHEYGFLRETDTVKDYLDLVRKNRSSRFPVINQHQVVVGVVTMRDAGDKSPSTTIDKVMTRSIFVTGLATNIANVSQRMIAEDFEMVPVVRSNQTLLGVVTRRDVMEKMSRSQVSALPTFSEQIGQKLSYHHDEVVITVEPFMLEKNGVLANGVLAEILNHMTQDLVVNSGRNLIIEQMLIYFLQAVQIDDTLRIQARIIHHTRRSAIIDYDIYHGHQIVSKANVTVKIN; encoded by the coding sequence ATGAGTAAACACCAGGAAATTTTGTCCTATCTGGAAGAGTTGCCAATTGGGAAGAGAGTTAGTGTTCGCAGTATTTCCAATCACCTAGGTGTTAGTGACGGAACAGCCTACCGAGCTATCAAAGAAGCTGAAAATCGGGGAATTGTTGAGACTCGCCCCCGCAGTGGAACCATACGAGTCAAGTCCCAGAAAGTGGCTATTGAGAGGCTAACCTATGCTGAAATTGCTGAAGTCACCTCCTCTGAAGTTTTAGCTGGTCAAGAAGGGCTTGAGAGAGAGTTTAGTAAATTCTCCATTGGGGCTATGACAGAGCAAAATATCCTGTCCTATCTCCATGATGGCGGTCTTTTGATCGTCGGAGACCGTACTCGCATTCAACTTTTAGCCTTGGAAAATGAAAATGCAGTCCTTGTAACAGGTGGTTTTCATGTCCAAGACGATGTTCTTGAGTTGGCTAATAAAAAAGGGATTCCAGTTCTGAGGAGTAAACATGACACTTTTACAGTAGCGACCATGATTAACAAAGCCCTCTCAAATGTTCAAATCAAAACCGATATTCTGACAGTCGAAAAGCTCTATCGTCCCAGTCATGAGTATGGTTTTTTGAGAGAGACGGATACAGTCAAAGACTATCTAGACTTGGTCCGTAAGAACAGAAGTAGTCGTTTCCCAGTCATTAATCAGCACCAAGTGGTTGTTGGCGTTGTTACTATGCGTGACGCAGGAGACAAGTCTCCCAGCACGACGATTGACAAGGTGATGACGCGAAGTATCTTCGTAACAGGTTTAGCGACCAATATTGCCAATGTCAGTCAACGAATGATCGCAGAAGACTTTGAGATGGTTCCCGTTGTCAGAAGTAACCAAACCTTGCTCGGTGTCGTAACACGACGAGATGTCATGGAAAAGATGAGTCGTTCCCAAGTTTCTGCTTTGCCGACCTTCTCAGAGCAAATCGGGCAAAAACTCTCTTATCATCATGATGAGGTCGTCATTACTGTTGAGCCCTTCATGCTGGAGAAAAATGGGGTCCTTGCTAATGGAGTCTTGGCTGAAATCCTCAACCATATGACCCAAGACCTCGTTGTCAATAGCGGACGTAATCTCATCATTGAGCAGATGTTGATTTATTTCTTGCAGGCTGTACAGATAGATGATACTCTGCGGATTCAGGCTCGAATTATTCACCACACGAGACGTTCAGCTATTATTGATTATGATATTTATCATGGTCATCAGATTGTTTCAAAAGCAAATGTTACGGTTAAAATTAATTAG